One Streptomyces sp. R28 DNA window includes the following coding sequences:
- a CDS encoding DUF397 domain-containing protein, whose amino-acid sequence MPDIPPNLTWERAAPPEATGPGPWIEIAFGEGDDGDAPVYIRETTAPDNVVTTNRRKWDAFVLGVQAGEFDHFVE is encoded by the coding sequence GTGCCTGACATCCCCCCGAACCTCACCTGGGAACGTGCCGCCCCGCCGGAGGCGACCGGCCCGGGCCCCTGGATCGAGATCGCCTTCGGCGAAGGGGACGACGGCGACGCCCCCGTCTACATCCGCGAGACCACCGCCCCGGACAACGTGGTCACCACCAACCGCCGCAAGTGGGACGCCTTCGTACTCGGCGTACAGGCAGGCGAGTTCGACCACTTCGTGGAGTGA
- a CDS encoding DUF1330 domain-containing protein — protein MPAYAIAHLRDATPHPEIAEYIERITATFEPYGGRFLVHATPHETKEGSWPGGVVVIGFPGIAEARAWWNSPTYQEIAPLRARHIEGDIILVEGVAEDYDPATTAKAMRETLTAE, from the coding sequence ATGCCCGCCTACGCGATAGCCCACCTCCGGGACGCCACCCCGCACCCGGAGATCGCCGAGTACATCGAGCGCATCACCGCCACCTTCGAGCCGTACGGCGGCCGCTTCCTCGTGCACGCCACGCCGCACGAGACGAAGGAGGGCAGTTGGCCCGGGGGCGTCGTGGTGATCGGTTTCCCCGGGATCGCCGAGGCGCGGGCGTGGTGGAACTCGCCCACCTACCAGGAGATCGCACCCCTGCGCGCCCGGCACATCGAGGGCGACATCATCCTGGTCGAAGGCGTCGCAGAGGACTACGACCCGGCCACGACGGCGAAGGCCATGCGGGAGACGCTGACCGCCGAGTAA
- a CDS encoding oxidoreductase — protein sequence MTKEAWDAARLPDLAGRTAVVTGANSGIGLTAADALARAGAHVVFAVRDLERGRAAAATVNGSTEVRRLDLADLASVREFADGWQGRPLDLLINNAGVMMVPQQRTADGFEMQFGTNHLGHFALTNLLLPYVTDRVVTVSSGAHRWGDARIRFEDLDFSSDYNPQRVYAQSKLANLLFTLELQRRLTESGSPVRALAAHPGYAATNLQSHAANPVMRGFMKIGNRFFAQDDRAGALPTLYAATQDLPGASYVGPDGLGEMRGAPTLVGRSAAASDAGVARRLWTVSEELTRVSWPAEQVGPTEQVGPAGQGRVAAER from the coding sequence ATGACCAAGGAGGCGTGGGACGCTGCCCGCCTCCCCGACCTCGCCGGCCGCACGGCCGTCGTCACCGGCGCCAACAGCGGTATCGGCCTCACCGCGGCCGACGCGCTGGCCCGCGCGGGCGCGCACGTCGTGTTCGCCGTACGGGACCTGGAGCGGGGCCGGGCAGCGGCGGCGACGGTGAACGGCAGCACGGAGGTGCGGCGCCTGGACCTGGCGGATCTGGCCTCCGTACGGGAGTTCGCGGACGGCTGGCAGGGGCGGCCGCTGGATCTGCTGATCAACAACGCGGGCGTGATGATGGTGCCGCAGCAGCGGACGGCGGACGGCTTCGAGATGCAGTTCGGCACGAACCATCTGGGGCACTTCGCGCTGACGAACCTGCTGCTGCCGTACGTCACGGACCGCGTGGTGACGGTGTCGTCCGGCGCCCACCGCTGGGGCGATGCGCGGATCCGCTTCGAGGACCTCGACTTCTCGTCCGACTACAACCCGCAGCGCGTGTACGCCCAGTCGAAGCTGGCGAACCTGCTCTTCACGCTGGAACTCCAGCGGCGGCTGACGGAGTCGGGCTCCCCGGTTCGTGCCCTGGCGGCCCATCCCGGCTACGCCGCCACCAACCTCCAGAGCCACGCGGCGAACCCGGTGATGCGCGGGTTCATGAAGATCGGCAACAGGTTCTTCGCGCAGGACGACAGGGCGGGGGCGCTGCCCACGCTGTACGCGGCGACCCAGGATCTGCCCGGCGCGAGCTACGTCGGCCCGGACGGGCTCGGTGAGATGCGGGGTGCGCCGACGCTGGTGGGGCGGAGTGCGGCGGCGAGTGACGCGGGGGTGGCGCGGCGCTTGTGGACGGTGTCGGAGGAGCTGACGCGGGTGAGCTGGCCGGCGGAGCAGGTGGGTCCGACGGAGCAGGTGGGCCCGGCGGGTCAGGGCCGGGTGGCGGCCGAGAGGTAG
- a CDS encoding TetR/AcrR family transcriptional regulator codes for MPESRPYHHGDLRAALLAAAERTLREKGVGSLSLRELAREVGVSHAAPGRHFKDKQTLLNALALAGYERLAQALNGADDPALPLEPRLTALARSYLGFAIDHAELLELMYARKHDPAASEQMAAAVEQTVGSLERVLADAQKRGEIVEGDPEELNLVTGAALHGVAGFIAAGWLTPEAALAGVEGLVHHLLHGLKPR; via the coding sequence ATGCCCGAGAGCCGCCCCTACCACCACGGAGACCTGCGCGCCGCCCTGCTCGCGGCAGCGGAACGCACCCTGCGCGAGAAGGGCGTCGGCTCCCTCTCACTGCGCGAACTGGCCCGCGAGGTCGGCGTCAGCCATGCCGCACCAGGCCGGCACTTCAAGGACAAGCAGACCCTGCTCAACGCCCTGGCCCTGGCCGGGTACGAGCGGCTCGCCCAGGCACTGAACGGCGCCGACGACCCCGCACTCCCACTGGAGCCGCGCCTCACCGCCCTCGCCCGGTCCTACCTCGGCTTCGCCATCGACCACGCCGAGCTCCTGGAGCTCATGTACGCCCGCAAGCACGACCCGGCCGCCTCCGAGCAGATGGCGGCGGCCGTCGAGCAGACGGTCGGCAGCCTCGAACGGGTCCTCGCGGACGCCCAGAAACGCGGCGAGATCGTCGAGGGCGACCCCGAGGAACTCAACCTCGTCACGGGCGCAGCCCTCCACGGCGTGGCCGGCTTCATCGCAGCCGGCTGGCTGACCCCGGAAGCGGCCCTGGCCGGCGTGGAAGGCCTGGTCCACCACCTGCTGCACGGCCTGAAGCCCCGCTGA
- a CDS encoding peptidase S8, whose translation MRTTTPNSPTTRGRWHRLTSTAATAAATAALVLTGLGSVGTATAATTATATRQNTPTTTKVTWTATPCATPKRKGDLACNSVRVTGGTTAFEKQRAAKSGKTPKAGDATTPSGYGPSDLQDAYGLTSAAASNGDGETIAIVDAYDDPNAEADLATYRSHYGLAACTTANGCFKKVGQTGSTTSLPSADSGWAQEISLDVDMASAACPNCNILLVEASSASMENLGAAVNEAVKLGAKYVSNSYGGSESSSDASYDSTYFNHPGVAITVSAGDSAYGAEYPAASRYVTAVGGTKLSTSSTSRGWTESVWKTSSTAGTGSGCSSYDAKPSWQTDSGCGKRMIADVSAVADPATGVSVYDSYGVTAGWYTFGGTSASAPLIAGVYALAGTPSSGSYPAQYPYAAAGTSALNDVTSGNNGTCSTSYFCTAGSGYDGPTGWGTPQGLGAFTG comes from the coding sequence TTGCGTACGACGACCCCCAACTCCCCCACGACCCGCGGCAGATGGCACCGCCTCACCTCAACGGCCGCCACCGCGGCCGCGACCGCCGCACTCGTCCTCACCGGACTCGGAAGCGTAGGCACCGCGACCGCCGCGACCACCGCGACCGCCACGCGGCAGAACACCCCCACCACCACGAAGGTCACCTGGACCGCCACCCCCTGCGCCACGCCCAAGCGCAAGGGCGACCTGGCCTGCAACTCGGTCCGCGTGACCGGCGGTACCACCGCCTTCGAGAAGCAGCGGGCGGCCAAGAGCGGCAAGACTCCCAAGGCCGGTGACGCCACCACCCCCTCCGGCTACGGGCCGTCCGACCTCCAGGACGCCTACGGCCTGACGTCCGCCGCCGCCTCCAACGGCGACGGCGAGACCATCGCGATCGTCGACGCGTACGACGACCCGAACGCCGAGGCCGACCTCGCCACGTACCGCTCGCACTACGGCCTTGCCGCCTGCACGACCGCCAACGGCTGCTTCAAGAAGGTCGGCCAGACCGGCTCCACGACCTCCCTCCCCTCCGCCGACAGCGGCTGGGCCCAGGAGATCTCCCTCGACGTCGACATGGCGAGCGCCGCCTGCCCGAACTGCAACATCCTGCTGGTCGAGGCATCCTCCGCGTCCATGGAGAACCTGGGCGCAGCAGTGAACGAGGCGGTCAAGCTGGGCGCCAAGTACGTCTCCAACAGCTACGGCGGCTCGGAGTCCTCCTCCGACGCCTCGTACGACTCCACCTACTTCAACCACCCGGGCGTCGCCATCACCGTCAGCGCCGGCGACTCGGCCTACGGCGCCGAGTACCCGGCCGCGTCCCGCTACGTCACCGCCGTGGGCGGCACGAAGCTGTCCACCTCCTCCACGTCCCGTGGCTGGACGGAGAGCGTGTGGAAGACGAGCAGCACCGCAGGCACCGGCTCCGGTTGCTCCTCGTACGACGCGAAGCCCAGCTGGCAGACCGACAGCGGCTGCGGCAAGCGCATGATCGCGGACGTCTCGGCCGTCGCGGACCCGGCGACCGGCGTCTCGGTCTACGACTCCTACGGCGTCACCGCCGGCTGGTACACCTTCGGCGGCACGAGCGCCTCGGCACCGCTCATCGCGGGCGTCTACGCCCTCGCGGGCACCCCGTCCAGCGGCTCCTACCCGGCCCAGTACCCGTACGCGGCCGCCGGCACGTCCGCCCTCAACGACGTCACCTCCGGCAACAACGGCACCTGCTCGACGTCGTACTTCTGCACCGCCGGTTCCGGCTACGACGGCCCCACCGGCTGGGGCACCCCGCAGGGCCTGGGCGCCTTCACCGGCTGA
- a CDS encoding SCO6880 family protein has product MTTESHVSHAVTPRRTYLIGRARPNAIVGRNRETGEIALIIGGAFLGMMCGLLVPVLSLRIVLLMGFPLIALAAVYVPYKHRTIYKWFEINRSYKRTLRQGTTYRSGVVEAGTHLDGREVEVGPPPGIGRITWLAAPFGPDEIAVLLHADRRTVTAAIEIEGPGVGLRDSEDQEALVDRFGTLLKHVANGDGFVTRLQMLARTLPADPDAHAKDVAVRGDDRALGWLQQSYDQLQSMVSTSSEQHRAYLVACMHFTRELAAEAQAMARAARPHGGKVDRDSGLAVVMARELTDICSRLQEADIRVRQPLGQGRLASLIHSMYDPDHPIDHIQAMTKRNAWPAELDAMEPTFLQAKTRESSTRAPWCHATAWVKEWPMTPVGVNFLAPLLVHTPDVIRTVAVTMDLEPTEVAIERMLTEKTNDEAEASRAAKMNRTVDPRDIAAHNRLDQRGEDLASGAAGVNLVGYITVSSRSPEALARDKRTIRASAGKSYLKLEWCDREHHRAFVNTLPFATGIRR; this is encoded by the coding sequence TTGACGACCGAGTCCCACGTGTCCCACGCGGTCACGCCCCGCCGTACATATCTGATCGGCCGCGCCCGGCCGAACGCGATCGTCGGCCGCAACCGCGAGACCGGCGAGATCGCGCTGATCATCGGGGGCGCGTTCCTCGGCATGATGTGCGGACTCCTCGTCCCCGTCCTGTCCCTGCGCATCGTGCTGCTGATGGGCTTCCCGCTGATCGCGCTGGCCGCGGTCTACGTGCCGTACAAGCACCGGACCATCTACAAGTGGTTCGAGATCAACCGCAGCTACAAGCGCACCCTCCGCCAGGGCACCACCTACCGCTCCGGCGTCGTCGAGGCCGGCACCCACCTCGACGGGCGGGAGGTCGAGGTCGGCCCGCCCCCCGGCATCGGCCGCATCACCTGGCTGGCCGCGCCCTTCGGGCCCGACGAGATCGCCGTACTCCTGCACGCCGACCGGCGCACGGTCACGGCCGCGATCGAGATCGAGGGCCCCGGCGTGGGCCTGCGCGACTCCGAGGACCAGGAAGCCCTCGTCGACCGCTTCGGCACCCTCCTCAAGCACGTGGCGAACGGCGACGGCTTCGTGACGCGGCTGCAGATGCTCGCCCGCACCCTGCCCGCCGACCCCGACGCCCACGCCAAGGACGTCGCCGTACGCGGCGACGACCGGGCCCTGGGCTGGCTGCAGCAGTCGTACGACCAACTCCAGTCGATGGTGTCCACGAGCAGCGAGCAGCACCGCGCCTACCTCGTCGCCTGCATGCACTTCACGCGCGAACTGGCCGCCGAGGCCCAGGCGATGGCCCGCGCGGCCCGCCCGCACGGCGGCAAGGTCGACCGGGACTCCGGGCTCGCGGTGGTCATGGCCCGCGAGCTGACCGACATCTGCTCGCGCCTGCAGGAGGCGGACATCCGCGTCCGCCAGCCGCTCGGCCAGGGACGTCTGGCCTCCCTCATCCACTCCATGTACGACCCGGACCACCCGATCGACCACATCCAGGCGATGACGAAGCGCAACGCCTGGCCGGCCGAGCTGGACGCCATGGAGCCCACGTTCCTGCAGGCCAAGACCCGGGAGTCGTCCACCCGCGCCCCCTGGTGCCACGCCACCGCCTGGGTGAAGGAGTGGCCGATGACCCCGGTCGGCGTCAACTTCCTCGCGCCGCTCCTGGTCCACACCCCGGACGTCATCCGAACGGTCGCCGTGACGATGGACCTCGAACCCACCGAGGTGGCCATCGAACGCATGCTGACCGAGAAGACCAACGACGAGGCGGAGGCCAGCCGCGCCGCCAAGATGAACCGGACCGTCGACCCGCGCGACATCGCCGCCCACAACCGTCTCGACCAGCGAGGAGAAGACCTCGCGAGCGGTGCAGCCGGCGTCAACCTGGTCGGCTACATCACCGTCTCCTCCCGCTCCCCCGAGGCCCTGGCCCGCGACAAGCGGACCATCCGGGCGTCAGCCGGAAAGTCGTATCTGAAGCTGGAGTGGTGCGACCGCGAGCATCACCGGGCATTCGTCAACACGCTCCCCTTCGCCACCGGCATTCGGAGGTAG
- a CDS encoding ATP-binding protein: protein MRDPLSVLTDAFTSFLFGKVETTRLPVRTSTGQAQAVYLPTAAPGLGDSGVIIGREVYSGKGYIYDPFQLYGQQLPAPHWLVLGESGNGKSALEKTYVLRQLRFRDRQVVVLDAQGEDGVGEWNLIAQELGITPIRLDPTAALDMGIRLNPLDPAITTTGQLALLRTIIEVAMGHGLDERSGFALKVAHAYVNETILERQPVLTDIVEQLRHPEPESAEAMNVAIDDVRAWGLDVALVLDRLVDGDLRGMFDGPTTVGIDLDAPLIVFDLSHIDRNSIAMPILMAIVGVWLEHTWIRPDRKKRIFLVEEAWHIINSPFVAQLFQRLLKFGRRLGLSFVAVVHHLSDVVDGAAAKEAAAILKMASTRTIYAQKADEARATGRVLGLPRWAVEIIPSLTPGIAVWDVNGNVQVVKHLITETERPLVFTDRAMTESSADRELIDDALRAAELEAEERAAAFVEQHLGDSESTVA, encoded by the coding sequence ATGCGGGACCCGCTGTCCGTCCTCACCGACGCCTTCACGTCCTTCCTCTTCGGGAAGGTCGAGACGACCCGGCTGCCGGTGCGCACGTCGACGGGCCAGGCCCAGGCGGTCTACCTCCCGACCGCCGCGCCAGGTCTCGGTGACTCGGGGGTGATCATCGGCCGCGAGGTGTACTCCGGCAAGGGCTACATCTACGACCCCTTCCAGCTGTACGGCCAGCAGCTCCCCGCCCCGCACTGGCTGGTCCTCGGCGAGTCCGGCAACGGCAAGTCGGCCCTGGAGAAGACGTACGTCCTACGGCAGCTGCGCTTCCGCGACCGCCAGGTCGTCGTCCTCGACGCCCAGGGCGAGGACGGCGTCGGCGAGTGGAACCTCATCGCGCAGGAGCTGGGAATAACTCCCATCCGCCTGGACCCGACAGCGGCCCTGGACATGGGGATCCGCCTCAACCCGCTCGACCCCGCGATCACGACGACGGGCCAGCTGGCCCTGCTCCGGACGATCATCGAGGTCGCGATGGGCCACGGCCTCGACGAGCGCTCGGGCTTCGCCCTGAAGGTCGCGCACGCCTACGTCAACGAGACCATCCTCGAACGCCAGCCGGTCCTGACCGACATCGTCGAGCAGCTACGGCACCCCGAGCCGGAGTCGGCCGAGGCCATGAACGTCGCCATAGACGACGTACGGGCGTGGGGCCTGGACGTGGCGCTGGTGCTGGACCGCCTGGTCGACGGTGACCTGCGCGGCATGTTCGACGGCCCCACGACGGTCGGCATCGACCTGGACGCGCCGCTCATTGTGTTCGATTTGTCCCACATCGACCGCAACTCCATCGCCATGCCGATCCTGATGGCGATCGTCGGCGTTTGGCTGGAGCACACCTGGATCCGCCCCGACCGGAAGAAGCGCATCTTCCTGGTCGAGGAGGCCTGGCACATCATCAACAGCCCCTTCGTGGCCCAGCTCTTCCAGCGCCTGCTGAAGTTCGGCCGACGCCTGGGCCTGTCCTTCGTCGCCGTCGTCCACCACCTGTCCGACGTCGTGGACGGCGCGGCGGCGAAGGAGGCCGCCGCGATCCTGAAGATGGCGTCGACCAGGACGATCTACGCCCAGAAGGCGGACGAGGCGAGGGCGACGGGCCGCGTGCTGGGCCTGCCACGCTGGGCGGTGGAGATCATCCCCAGCCTCACCCCCGGCATCGCGGTGTGGGACGTCAACGGCAACGTCCAGGTGGTCAAACACCTGATCACGGAAACGGAACGCCCCCTGGTCTTCACCGACCGCGCGATGACCGAGTCGTCCGCCGACCGCGAGCTGATCGACGATGCCCTGCGCGCCGCCGAGCTGGAGGCGGAGGAACGGGCGGCGGCCTTCGTCGAGCAGCACCTCGGCGACTCCGAATCGACGGTGGCGTAG
- a CDS encoding type IV secretory system conjugative DNA transfer family protein, whose translation MTLLVWTATGLAALFAHGTWPSDVTFTRTPLAMRSLIAQPHDIPGAWPQTPKAELSGYGLFWGLFIGQLMILIVLTVFVLGTVARWRAVRAGRRGGKAEVAEASAPIPHEVPAPLVVPPPRTAPEPLPQPTGQPQPTGQPAGHSDADQPTTVTAPRALSELAVPGAGPQASQISERVGGWERLFVATREDRRTTATSAVRDAEGPALVVTSNPALWQDTKDARAKLGPVLLYDPTHLCDTPARTHWSPTTGCEDKQTAAARATALLTPVRPTSRLDQAVSDTAETLLRSYLHAAAIDGRTIRHVHRWSQGTQVQDAVRTLRTNPKAAPGAAGELEAALTAHPERRDMAQELTTRALSALSTVNIRESCTPNRTDALTLDSFVHEGGTLYVVGESIEDPRANPGAMPLLTALAASVVERGRRMAERSSSGRLDPPLTLVLDDVAAVAPLPQLPELLATGADRGMPTLALLRSREQARSRWPHDELPA comes from the coding sequence ATGACGCTGCTGGTCTGGACGGCGACGGGCCTGGCGGCCCTGTTCGCCCACGGCACCTGGCCCTCCGATGTCACCTTCACCCGCACGCCCCTGGCCATGCGCTCCCTGATCGCCCAGCCTCACGACATCCCGGGCGCATGGCCGCAGACCCCGAAGGCGGAGCTGTCCGGGTACGGCCTGTTCTGGGGGCTGTTCATCGGCCAGCTGATGATCCTGATCGTGCTGACCGTGTTCGTGCTGGGGACGGTGGCCCGGTGGCGGGCGGTCAGGGCGGGCCGGCGTGGCGGGAAGGCGGAGGTCGCGGAAGCATCAGCACCGATACCGCACGAGGTGCCCGCACCGCTCGTGGTGCCTCCGCCCAGAACGGCGCCGGAGCCGCTGCCGCAGCCGACGGGGCAGCCACAGCCGACGGGGCAGCCGGCCGGGCATTCCGATGCCGACCAGCCGACGACGGTCACCGCGCCCAGGGCACTCAGCGAATTGGCGGTGCCCGGTGCCGGCCCCCAGGCCTCTCAGATCAGCGAACGGGTGGGCGGTTGGGAACGGCTTTTCGTAGCCACAAGAGAAGACCGCCGAACAACCGCAACCTCGGCCGTACGCGACGCGGAAGGCCCCGCCCTCGTAGTCACCTCGAACCCAGCCCTCTGGCAGGACACGAAGGACGCCCGCGCAAAACTCGGTCCGGTCCTCCTCTACGACCCCACCCACCTCTGCGACACCCCGGCCCGCACCCACTGGTCCCCCACAACGGGCTGCGAGGACAAACAAACCGCGGCCGCGAGAGCCACCGCACTCCTGACCCCGGTCCGCCCCACCTCCCGCCTGGACCAAGCGGTCAGCGACACCGCCGAAACCCTCCTGCGCAGCTACCTCCACGCCGCGGCCATCGACGGCCGCACCATCCGCCACGTCCACCGCTGGTCCCAGGGCACCCAGGTCCAGGACGCCGTACGAACCCTCCGTACGAATCCGAAGGCGGCCCCAGGCGCGGCCGGCGAACTCGAGGCCGCCCTCACGGCCCACCCCGAACGCCGGGACATGGCCCAGGAGTTGACGACCCGCGCCCTCTCCGCCCTCTCCACGGTCAACATCCGAGAGTCGTGCACTCCCAACCGAACTGATGCCCTCACCTTGGATTCCTTCGTCCATGAAGGGGGCACGCTTTATGTGGTGGGTGAATCCATCGAGGACCCCCGAGCCAATCCGGGCGCCATGCCACTCCTGACGGCCCTCGCCGCAAGCGTGGTCGAGCGCGGCCGGCGCATGGCCGAACGGTCATCCTCCGGTCGCCTCGACCCACCACTGACGCTCGTCCTGGACGACGTCGCCGCCGTGGCTCCGCTTCCCCAGCTGCCGGAGCTGCTGGCCACCGGAGCGGACCGGGGCATGCCGACCCTGGCCCTGCTCCGGTCCCGCGAACAGGCCCGCTCCCGCTGGCCCCACGACGAACTCCCCGCCTAG
- a CDS encoding GNAT family N-acetyltransferase — MSTTNPGAYVIRSIRADEWPAAKELRLAALRDPVAPIAYLTTYEEAVAQPDSFWRERAAGACEGAEKAQTIIAEGPDGGWVGTLTVLVEEPGTTDWAGLPVERKQGHVVAVFVRPEERGIGLTEVLFDAALQWSWARGAERVRLIVHEENGRAQRFYRKVGFEPSGVAVPLGEGSEDAELEFVIERP; from the coding sequence ATGAGCACCACGAACCCCGGGGCCTACGTCATCCGGTCCATACGCGCCGACGAGTGGCCCGCCGCGAAGGAGTTGCGGCTTGCCGCGCTGCGGGACCCGGTCGCGCCGATCGCCTATCTGACGACCTATGAGGAGGCCGTGGCGCAGCCCGACTCCTTCTGGCGGGAGCGGGCCGCGGGGGCCTGCGAGGGGGCCGAGAAAGCGCAGACGATTATCGCCGAAGGGCCGGACGGGGGGTGGGTCGGGACACTGACCGTGCTGGTCGAGGAGCCGGGGACGACCGACTGGGCGGGGCTTCCGGTCGAGCGGAAGCAGGGGCATGTCGTCGCCGTGTTCGTGCGGCCCGAGGAGCGCGGGATCGGGCTCACCGAGGTGCTGTTCGACGCCGCTCTGCAGTGGTCGTGGGCGCGTGGTGCGGAGCGGGTGCGGCTGATCGTGCACGAGGAGAACGGGCGGGCGCAGCGGTTCTACCGGAAGGTGGGGTTCGAGCCGAGCGGGGTGGCCGTGCCGCTCGGTGAGGGTTCGGAAGACGCCGAGTTGGAGTTCGTCATCGAGCGGCCATGA
- a CDS encoding sensor histidine kinase — protein sequence MDNVDEARQADRVTQEQATAEPLTQHVQRISRRVRAFDHRHPLVWDLHLTGFWVTAALIDYYGGGWLNVARDRDNPGWLILTLSLGLSVPLLRRRTHPSAALLAIAPFALVNAWTGAALQAFLLQLLVVFHIALRRPSRNLWWAAALITTPAAVMAARHPQGSPDRDIVPVLMSIAVATAIGITVRTRREHTEALEDRARRLEIERDQQAQLAAAAERARIAREMHDIIGHNLSVITGLADGGQYAAAKSPERAAQALQAIGTTSRQALGELRRLLDVLREENHPHASHPELTPQPTLTDLDQLINGVRAAGLPVTTTIHGTPSLPPGRQLTVYRVIQEALTNTLKHTGPGTTAAIELSYEDKGAVTATVTDTGSGAPGTGTTQPTGGRGLPGMRERTALYGGTLEAGPRPHPEQGWRVHLHLPEETQQ from the coding sequence GTGGACAACGTGGACGAGGCGCGCCAGGCGGACCGAGTGACGCAAGAGCAAGCGACGGCGGAACCCCTCACTCAGCACGTCCAGCGCATCAGCCGCCGCGTGCGCGCCTTCGACCACCGCCACCCACTCGTCTGGGACCTGCACCTCACCGGCTTCTGGGTGACGGCGGCTCTGATCGACTACTACGGCGGCGGCTGGCTCAACGTGGCCCGCGACCGCGACAACCCCGGCTGGCTGATCCTCACCCTGAGCCTCGGCCTCTCCGTCCCCCTCCTCCGGCGCCGCACCCACCCCAGCGCCGCACTCCTCGCCATCGCCCCCTTCGCCCTCGTCAACGCCTGGACCGGCGCCGCCCTCCAGGCGTTCCTGCTCCAGCTGCTCGTCGTCTTCCACATCGCCCTGCGCCGCCCCTCGCGCAACCTGTGGTGGGCGGCGGCCCTGATCACCACGCCCGCCGCCGTGATGGCCGCCCGCCACCCGCAGGGAAGCCCGGACCGCGACATCGTGCCCGTGCTGATGTCCATAGCCGTGGCGACAGCCATCGGCATCACGGTCCGCACCCGCCGCGAGCACACCGAGGCCCTCGAGGACCGCGCCCGCCGCCTGGAGATCGAACGCGACCAGCAGGCCCAACTCGCCGCCGCGGCCGAACGCGCCCGCATCGCCCGCGAGATGCACGACATCATCGGCCACAACCTCTCCGTCATCACCGGCCTGGCAGACGGCGGCCAGTACGCGGCCGCCAAGTCCCCGGAACGCGCCGCCCAGGCCCTACAAGCCATAGGCACCACCAGCCGCCAGGCCCTCGGCGAACTACGCCGCCTGCTGGACGTCCTACGCGAGGAGAACCACCCCCACGCCTCCCACCCCGAACTGACCCCCCAACCCACCCTCACCGACCTCGACCAGCTCATCAACGGCGTACGCGCCGCGGGCCTCCCCGTCACCACCACCATCCACGGCACCCCGAGCCTCCCCCCCGGCCGCCAGCTCACGGTGTACCGCGTCATCCAGGAGGCCCTCACCAACACCCTCAAACACACCGGCCCCGGCACCACGGCGGCCATAGAGCTCTCGTACGAGGACAAAGGCGCCGTCACCGCGACAGTGACCGACACCGGCAGCGGCGCCCCCGGCACCGGCACCACTCAGCCCACGGGCGGCCGCGGCCTGCCCGGAATGCGCGAGCGAACGGCCCTGTACGGCGGCACACTTGAGGCCGGCCCACGCCCCCACCCCGAGCAGGGCTGGCGCGTCCACCTGCACCTCCCGGAGGAAACCCAGCAGTGA
- a CDS encoding response regulator, whose product MITVLIADDQPLQRFGFRMLLESQDDMTVLGEAANGSEAIHMTAELNPEVVLMDVRMPGLDGIEATRRITTAGDRTRVLILTTFDLDEYAYAGLRAGASGFLVKDAQPEELLSGIRAVATGDAVVAPSLTRRLLDAYAHHLPKPSPGDGPEPTVLDARLTALTDREREILTVIGKGWTNTEIAARLHLAESTVKTHVGRILAKTGSRDRIQAVILAYDTGLVKPS is encoded by the coding sequence GTGATCACCGTCCTCATCGCCGACGACCAGCCCCTCCAGCGCTTCGGCTTCCGGATGCTCCTGGAGAGCCAGGACGACATGACAGTGCTGGGTGAAGCGGCCAACGGCAGCGAGGCGATCCACATGACCGCGGAACTCAACCCCGAAGTGGTCCTGATGGACGTCCGCATGCCCGGCCTGGACGGCATCGAGGCCACTCGCCGCATCACCACCGCCGGCGACCGCACCCGGGTCCTGATCCTCACGACCTTCGACCTCGACGAGTACGCCTACGCCGGCCTCCGCGCAGGCGCCTCCGGCTTCCTCGTCAAGGATGCCCAGCCGGAGGAGCTCCTCTCCGGCATCCGCGCAGTGGCCACGGGCGACGCGGTGGTCGCCCCCAGCCTGACCCGCCGCCTCCTCGATGCATACGCCCACCACCTACCGAAGCCAAGCCCGGGCGACGGTCCTGAACCAACGGTCCTGGATGCCCGCCTGACCGCCCTCACCGACCGCGAACGCGAGATCCTCACGGTGATCGGCAAAGGCTGGACGAACACGGAGATAGCCGCACGCCTTCACCTGGCCGAATCGACGGTCAAAACCCACGTGGGCCGTATCCTCGCGAAGACGGGGTCACGGGATCGCATTCAGGCAGTGATCCTGGCCTACGACACGGGACTGGTGAAGCCGTCCTGA